The Candidatus Poribacteria bacterium genome contains a region encoding:
- a CDS encoding YtxH domain-containing protein — protein MSNNGQNNGLAMIFAFFTGFMAGAVISLLYAPSSGKETRKKIRDTSVEAKNRTIEFASQASDSARQGVHTIVEQGKESVHDMVDSGKERLQQATEQVKSAVETGRKVSADVRTKIAGSIPGVGGDETDEEAPEEA, from the coding sequence ATGAGTAACAATGGACAGAACAACGGACTCGCAATGATCTTTGCCTTTTTTACTGGTTTTATGGCAGGCGCGGTTATCAGTCTGCTCTACGCCCCGAGTTCTGGCAAGGAAACCCGCAAGAAGATTCGTGATACCTCAGTCGAAGCGAAAAATCGGACGATTGAGTTCGCGAGCCAAGCCTCCGATAGCGCACGGCAAGGCGTACACACCATCGTGGAACAGGGCAAAGAGAGCGTTCACGATATGGTAGACAGCGGAAAAGAACGGCTCCAGCAAGCAACCGAACAGGTGAAGAGTGCAGTAGAAACAGGACGTAAAGTCTCCGCAGATGTCCGCACCAAAATCGCAGGGTCAATTCCAGGTGTTGGTGGCGACGAAACTGACGAAGAAGCTCCTGAGGAAGCCTAA
- the alaS gene encoding alanine--tRNA ligase yields the protein MTSDEIRASFLEYFRKNGHAVVPSASLIPADDPTLLFTNAGMNQFKDVFLGIGQREYTRAVDTQKCLRVSGKHNDLEEVGHSPSHHTFFEMLGNWSFGDYYKQEAIAFAWELVTELWQIPKERLWATVYLEDDEAEKLWLQETDIPLSRISRCDKDNFWEMGETGPCGPCSELFVDMGVEAYPETANDPNTGPNISDRFREIWNLVFIQYNRNESGALEPLPATHVDTGMGFERITSILQGVDSNYKTDLFTPLLTTIADITDTAYFDDERGLPHRVIADHIRCLTFAIGDGVMPSNEGRGYVIRRILRRAVLYGKKLQMNEAFIYRLVDNVIDLLGDVFPDVLPRREFITRTIQGEEHRFHQTIERGLELLDQSFETLTEKKSTQLDGKRAFELYDTFGFPLDLTEMLARERGFTVDDAGFEQSMEAQRSRGRAAWEARGGTKDEEISIYAEVLKEHGKTEFVGYTQNNIEAEIVALIADAESIGSAQQGDEVFVLLNRTPFYGESGGQVGDIGTIESQDAKLAVQDTLKPSADLVAHKCQVIEGEITPYTTVQAKIDTSHRSAVAVSHTATHLLHSGLRHVLGTHVGQAGSLVEAGRLRFDFSHYEAVSPEQMQDIEEFVNEKIRENDALSISEMSLDAAKEKGALAFFGDKYGDIVRVVQAGEYSVELCGGTHVQATGELGFVKLMSESSIAAGVRRVEALTGTTAVTTVQKDTALLANVANLLKTPKAALSERIERLLQEQRELEQQLQQLKSQHALANVSTLVEGATLVEDVRVVASLVADTDRNGLRRLVDELKTRLESGVVALAAVTGNEVAFVVGVTADLVKDRGLNAGKIVSELTQLADGRGGGRPELAQGGGKDPSKVEPAIATASEIVRQQLKT from the coding sequence ATGACATCAGATGAAATCAGAGCCAGTTTTTTAGAATACTTCCGTAAAAACGGACACGCAGTCGTACCGAGTGCATCCTTGATACCAGCAGATGACCCGACGCTGTTATTCACCAACGCGGGGATGAACCAATTCAAAGATGTATTTCTCGGCATCGGACAGCGGGAGTATACGCGTGCCGTTGACACACAAAAATGTCTGCGGGTCAGCGGTAAACACAACGATCTTGAAGAGGTCGGTCATTCCCCAAGCCATCATACCTTCTTCGAGATGCTCGGAAACTGGTCGTTCGGCGACTATTACAAACAGGAAGCCATCGCCTTTGCCTGGGAATTGGTGACCGAACTTTGGCAGATTCCAAAGGAACGTCTCTGGGCAACAGTCTATCTTGAAGATGACGAAGCAGAGAAACTTTGGCTCCAAGAGACAGATATCCCGCTCTCGCGTATCAGTCGCTGCGATAAGGACAATTTTTGGGAAATGGGAGAGACGGGCCCTTGCGGACCCTGCAGCGAACTTTTTGTTGATATGGGTGTTGAAGCCTATCCTGAAACCGCGAACGACCCGAACACCGGTCCGAACATCAGCGATCGGTTCCGAGAAATCTGGAATCTGGTGTTTATTCAATACAATCGGAACGAAAGCGGTGCGCTTGAACCGCTGCCAGCGACACACGTAGATACAGGTATGGGCTTTGAGCGGATTACCTCTATATTGCAAGGTGTCGATTCAAACTACAAAACAGACCTGTTTACACCGCTTCTGACGACAATTGCCGACATAACAGACACCGCCTATTTTGATGATGAACGCGGTCTACCACACCGAGTTATCGCCGATCATATCCGATGTTTAACTTTCGCTATCGGCGACGGTGTTATGCCGTCCAATGAGGGGCGAGGCTACGTTATCCGCCGAATCTTACGACGTGCCGTGCTTTACGGTAAGAAATTACAGATGAACGAAGCCTTCATCTATCGGCTCGTTGACAACGTTATCGACCTGCTCGGCGATGTATTTCCCGATGTCTTACCGCGTCGCGAGTTTATTACCCGCACGATTCAGGGCGAAGAACACCGCTTTCATCAAACAATCGAACGCGGACTCGAACTGCTTGATCAATCATTTGAAACACTCACAGAAAAAAAGAGCACACAACTCGATGGAAAACGGGCATTTGAGTTATATGATACCTTCGGTTTCCCCCTTGACCTGACAGAGATGCTCGCCCGGGAACGTGGATTCACCGTTGACGATGCTGGGTTTGAACAGAGTATGGAGGCGCAACGCTCGCGTGGGCGAGCAGCATGGGAGGCGAGAGGTGGCACCAAAGACGAAGAGATTTCTATTTACGCCGAAGTCCTTAAAGAGCACGGTAAGACGGAATTTGTCGGCTACACACAAAACAACATTGAAGCAGAAATCGTCGCTTTAATTGCGGATGCTGAGTCGATAGGCAGTGCACAGCAGGGAGACGAGGTGTTTGTGCTCCTTAATCGAACGCCTTTCTACGGCGAATCGGGTGGACAGGTCGGTGATATCGGCACAATTGAAAGTCAAGACGCGAAGTTGGCTGTCCAAGACACACTCAAACCTTCCGCGGACCTGGTTGCCCATAAGTGTCAGGTGATTGAAGGTGAAATCACACCCTATACTACAGTGCAAGCAAAAATTGACACTTCGCACCGAAGTGCCGTTGCAGTGAGCCACACAGCGACACACCTTCTGCACAGCGGATTGCGGCACGTTCTTGGAACACACGTTGGACAAGCAGGTTCACTCGTTGAAGCCGGTAGACTGCGGTTTGACTTCTCACACTATGAAGCTGTTTCACCGGAACAGATGCAGGACATTGAAGAATTCGTCAACGAAAAAATTCGTGAAAATGACGCGCTGTCTATCAGTGAAATGTCGTTGGATGCGGCAAAAGAGAAAGGTGCCTTAGCCTTCTTCGGAGACAAATATGGGGATATTGTGCGTGTCGTGCAGGCTGGTGAATATAGCGTTGAACTCTGTGGAGGGACCCACGTTCAGGCAACTGGCGAACTCGGCTTTGTGAAACTGATGAGCGAAAGCAGTATCGCTGCAGGTGTCCGACGAGTCGAGGCACTGACCGGTACCACAGCCGTAACAACCGTCCAAAAGGATACTGCGTTACTCGCCAACGTGGCGAATCTGCTGAAAACGCCCAAAGCAGCTTTGTCCGAACGGATCGAACGATTGCTTCAGGAACAACGAGAATTGGAACAGCAGCTCCAACAACTCAAAAGCCAGCACGCGCTCGCCAACGTCAGCACCCTCGTTGAAGGTGCGACGCTTGTTGAAGATGTACGGGTCGTGGCATCGCTCGTAGCAGATACGGATAGGAACGGATTGCGGCGGCTTGTTGATGAACTCAAAACCCGTTTAGAATCTGGTGTCGTCGCCCTTGCCGCTGTAACGGGGAACGAGGTGGCTTTTGTGGTCGGCGTAACCGCAGACCTCGTGAAGGACCGCGGTTTGAATGCGGGTAAAATCGTCTCCGAATTAACCCAGTTGGCAGATGGTCGTGGTGGAGGTCGCCCTGAACTCGCCCAAGGCGGCGGTAAAGATCCGAGCAAAGTGGAGCCAGCAATTGCAACAGCCAGTGAAATCGTCCGACAACAATTGAAAACTTGA
- a CDS encoding regulatory protein RecX, translating into MKQKITNIQAAPELPSHQQLFLNGSPFVVVHASLIEKFGLRIGLEIEAETIEKLIAADEVMRAKNYALRLIREEKDNATADESEHSRPAAKSKIYTKNEMEQRLQREGFSTKAIATSIEELIRSGHIRDRKYAENWITRRQKSNPRGKTLLKHELIDKGIDRETAEQVVAKVETEDETKVALEIAQKRMKQYQRLPVHVAKRRLHGFLARRGFKSETVRQVLEQIF; encoded by the coding sequence ATGAAACAGAAAATCACCAATATTCAGGCAGCACCCGAATTGCCATCACATCAACAACTCTTTCTGAACGGCTCTCCGTTTGTTGTAGTTCACGCATCCTTAATTGAAAAATTTGGCTTACGCATCGGCTTAGAAATTGAAGCCGAGACTATCGAAAAGTTAATTGCAGCGGATGAAGTAATGCGTGCGAAAAACTACGCGCTCAGGTTAATTCGTGAAGAAAAAGACAATGCCACAGCAGATGAATCAGAGCATTCTCGTCCCGCAGCAAAGTCAAAAATTTACACCAAAAATGAGATGGAACAACGGCTTCAACGAGAAGGCTTCTCAACCAAAGCAATTGCGACATCCATTGAAGAGTTGATTCGTTCAGGACATATTCGCGACAGGAAATACGCAGAGAATTGGATAACTCGCAGGCAAAAATCGAATCCGCGCGGAAAAACGCTGCTTAAGCATGAACTCATTGACAAAGGCATCGACCGAGAAACAGCAGAGCAAGTTGTAGCGAAAGTAGAAACCGAAGACGAAACGAAAGTCGCACTTGAAATCGCCCAAAAACGGATGAAGCAGTATCAGCGGCTACCGGTTCATGTTGCCAAACGTCGATTACACGGGTTTTTGGCACGACGCGGGTTCAAATCAGAAACCGTTCGACAAGTACTTGAGCAAATTTTTTAA
- a CDS encoding ThuA domain-containing protein, with product MAKINTLVFAGGAIHDWKGCSDEIVNVLSQRDEFEITRVEEDLDALVSPNLDPYDLIVFYYTVGEISDAQKNGLLNHVASGKGYVGVHSAADSFRGCPEYRSMVGGYFVTHPRYRDYQVSIVDSEHEITQGLDEFVVTDEQYILDYDPRNHILASALWKGAAAPVAWTKNWGEGKVFYLALGHDPSACQHEMFGTLLERGALWAGSNGGE from the coding sequence ATGGCAAAAATTAACACACTCGTTTTCGCAGGTGGAGCGATCCACGATTGGAAAGGCTGCAGTGACGAAATCGTGAATGTGCTCTCACAGCGAGATGAATTTGAGATTACCAGAGTCGAGGAAGACTTGGATGCCCTTGTCTCACCAAATTTAGATCCGTATGATCTCATCGTTTTCTATTACACGGTCGGTGAGATTTCGGACGCACAGAAGAACGGCTTACTCAACCATGTCGCTTCAGGGAAGGGATATGTTGGTGTGCACTCTGCAGCAGATTCGTTTCGCGGGTGTCCCGAGTATCGCTCAATGGTAGGTGGCTATTTCGTTACACACCCACGCTACCGCGACTATCAAGTCAGTATTGTCGACAGTGAGCACGAAATTACACAAGGACTTGACGAGTTCGTCGTAACAGATGAACAGTATATCCTTGATTATGATCCCCGAAACCATATACTTGCATCAGCATTATGGAAAGGTGCTGCGGCACCAGTGGCATGGACAAAGAACTGGGGCGAAGGTAAAGTTTTCTACCTCGCGCTCGGCCATGATCCTTCGGCGTGCCAGCATGAGATGTTCGGAACGCTCTTAGAACGCGGTGCCCTCTGGGCAGGTAGCAACGGCGGCGAATAG
- the coaD gene encoding pantetheine-phosphate adenylyltransferase codes for MSKKIAIFPASFDPVTNGHVDLINRICNLDIFDELVVAIGVNPAKPARFTLEERIEMLEIVIGPYPQATIDRYTGLTVDYAQKRGACAIVRGLREVSDFEWEFKMARMNQQIAPDIDTFFMMANTKYAHISSTLVMEVVEMAQRKLSEEKLKEMVPEIVVEFIKKKFEVL; via the coding sequence ATGTCAAAAAAAATCGCTATTTTTCCCGCGAGTTTTGACCCAGTCACCAATGGGCATGTTGACCTCATTAATCGGATTTGCAACCTTGATATTTTCGATGAACTCGTTGTTGCCATCGGTGTTAATCCTGCCAAACCGGCGCGTTTCACACTTGAGGAACGCATTGAGATGCTTGAAATTGTCATTGGTCCGTATCCGCAAGCCACGATTGATCGTTATACCGGATTGACAGTGGATTACGCGCAGAAACGCGGCGCGTGCGCAATCGTCCGTGGGCTACGCGAAGTCTCCGATTTTGAATGGGAATTCAAGATGGCACGAATGAATCAGCAGATCGCGCCGGATATTGATACGTTCTTTATGATGGCAAATACAAAGTACGCGCATATCAGTTCAACCCTCGTGATGGAGGTCGTGGAGATGGCGCAGCGAAAGTTAAGCGAAGAGAAATTGAAAGAGATGGTGCCGGAAATCGTCGTCGAATTTATTAAAAAGAAATTTGAGGTGTTGTAA
- a CDS encoding TonB-dependent receptor produces MKKSLYLFFLIFLISFGLLVSWIPSTNAKKDSDEKANKKVVEEKVVEVPEVTVTATRAVKDPFKTPNAITVLNLKQLERNNADIASNLLRDSVGVSAQQTTVGQGSPLLRGLTGYQTLIQVDWVRLNNSTFRSGPNQYTATIAPDMLERAEVLLGSSSMLYGSGAMGGVISFFTKAVPLNPAQQTWDIHPRLLARYTTATQERLAKLEVTGNKGRFGFVAGGGVRFYGDMNPGSGYDLHYKNRKFEIVDEIPKGVKFYDYDEIRKLSKDNIPGRWLIDNEGPLGWSAYDADAKIAYQFNNNSTLNVAYQMWRQPQTPRYDKIAPQEFDEFFFEPQNRDLIYANYLVTPVEGSVDTFRLTASYHRQKEGRNEVVRGATSRRQRYDTVNTIGLSAQAVSSILPRQRLLGGAEFYLDMIQSRTVKTDDKGKETVDENLGRFINGSQFWDASLYLQDEITLHERVELTLGGRATFYQTNADLSIRDKSFDEFNKFDSSLTGSAGVVVGLTDSLNFVSSFGTAFRAPSLNDTTAVEVTNEGVTAPSPDLRPETSWTVEGGLKAKHSYFRGDLILFHSRVSGLVARRPVQEAYAGETLPQLHQDLIKEYESIDVLVFDNVDEAQYQGVEVAGLIPVLPAWSVFGNAALIRGEVLKINGKAPDPEKPWEARVRREPPLNGIVGVQWEPLDTQFWVTLYVRGAAEQRRLNRSDIRDPRMQGKTRDPAEVEFDSNGYAVDAGTPGWWTLNVRGGVKLFDYTRMTLSLENLLDQRYRPHGTGVNAPGFNVSLTLDNRF; encoded by the coding sequence ATGAAAAAATCGCTTTATCTTTTTTTTCTTATATTCCTTATAAGTTTCGGTTTGTTAGTGAGCTGGATTCCAAGTACGAACGCGAAAAAAGATTCTGACGAAAAAGCCAATAAAAAAGTTGTGGAGGAGAAAGTTGTGGAGGTGCCAGAGGTGACTGTGACTGCCACACGTGCTGTGAAAGATCCGTTCAAGACACCTAACGCTATTACAGTTCTCAATCTAAAACAGTTGGAACGGAACAACGCAGATATCGCGTCCAATTTGCTTCGTGATTCGGTCGGCGTTAGCGCACAGCAGACGACAGTTGGACAAGGCTCCCCGTTACTCCGGGGTCTAACTGGCTACCAAACGTTGATACAGGTCGACTGGGTTCGTCTCAACAATTCGACATTTCGCTCGGGGCCAAATCAGTACACAGCAACCATCGCACCAGACATGTTGGAGCGCGCCGAGGTTTTACTCGGTTCAAGTTCTATGCTATATGGCAGCGGCGCGATGGGGGGCGTTATCAGTTTCTTCACGAAAGCCGTACCGCTCAACCCAGCGCAGCAGACCTGGGATATACACCCACGACTCCTTGCTCGCTATACGACTGCCACACAGGAACGACTCGCCAAGTTAGAGGTAACAGGCAACAAAGGACGGTTCGGATTCGTCGCTGGTGGTGGCGTGCGATTCTATGGGGATATGAACCCTGGCAGCGGGTATGATCTCCACTACAAAAATCGGAAGTTTGAAATAGTAGATGAAATACCAAAAGGTGTGAAGTTCTATGACTATGATGAGATTCGTAAATTGTCAAAAGATAACATCCCTGGGAGATGGCTCATTGACAATGAAGGACCGCTGGGTTGGAGTGCTTATGATGCCGACGCGAAAATTGCATATCAATTCAACAACAACAGCACTCTTAATGTTGCTTATCAGATGTGGCGACAGCCCCAAACGCCGCGGTATGATAAGATCGCACCGCAGGAGTTCGATGAATTCTTTTTTGAACCGCAAAACCGTGATCTCATTTATGCTAATTACTTAGTAACCCCAGTAGAAGGAAGCGTTGACACGTTTCGTCTGACAGCCTCCTATCACCGCCAAAAAGAGGGACGAAACGAGGTAGTACGCGGCGCAACGTCTCGACGGCAGCGATACGATACTGTTAACACCATAGGCTTGAGCGCACAAGCGGTCAGCTCAATCCTTCCTCGGCAACGTTTGCTCGGCGGTGCTGAATTCTACTTGGATATGATACAGAGTCGTACCGTCAAAACAGATGATAAAGGAAAAGAAACGGTTGACGAGAACCTTGGGCGTTTCATTAATGGCTCTCAGTTCTGGGACGCGAGTCTATATTTACAAGATGAAATTACACTACACGAGCGTGTTGAATTGACACTCGGTGGTCGTGCAACTTTTTATCAAACCAATGCGGACCTCTCCATCCGAGATAAGAGTTTCGACGAATTCAACAAATTCGACAGCAGTTTGACAGGAAGTGCCGGAGTGGTAGTCGGTTTGACAGACTCCCTGAACTTTGTAAGCAGTTTTGGAACAGCGTTTCGTGCCCCGTCTTTAAATGACACAACCGCAGTGGAGGTCACCAATGAAGGTGTCACAGCACCGAGTCCCGATCTTAGACCGGAGACTTCGTGGACGGTTGAGGGCGGACTCAAGGCGAAACACTCCTATTTCCGTGGTGACTTAATACTATTCCACAGCCGAGTCAGCGGTTTAGTTGCACGTAGACCCGTCCAAGAGGCTTACGCCGGTGAAACACTACCGCAACTCCACCAAGACCTGATTAAAGAATACGAGAGTATTGATGTACTCGTGTTTGATAACGTTGATGAAGCACAATATCAAGGGGTTGAAGTAGCCGGACTCATCCCAGTTCTTCCGGCTTGGTCAGTCTTTGGGAATGCTGCATTGATACGTGGGGAAGTCCTCAAGATTAATGGCAAAGCACCGGATCCTGAGAAACCTTGGGAAGCACGCGTTCGTAGAGAACCTCCGTTGAACGGAATCGTTGGAGTTCAATGGGAACCCTTGGATACACAGTTTTGGGTGACACTCTATGTGCGCGGTGCAGCGGAACAGAGGCGGTTGAACCGGAGCGATATCCGCGACCCGCGGATGCAGGGAAAAACGCGCGATCCGGCGGAAGTTGAATTTGATTCCAACGGCTATGCAGTAGATGCTGGAACACCCGGATGGTGGACACTCAACGTCCGCGGCGGGGTCAAACTCTTCGACTATACACGTATGACATTATCACTTGAAAACCTGCTCGACCAGCGGTATCGACCACACGGTACTGGTGTAAACGCCCCAGGTTTCAATGTGAGCCTAACCCTGGACAATCGGTTTTAA
- a CDS encoding carboxypeptidase-like regulatory domain-containing protein, whose translation MARFRLTFVLIVCVLLVNGTAVAQEQDIAEGGTIHGYIIDTTPAQLPIVGVRVQIDNGKGHIFKTTSAETGEFVYRDIPAGDYLVNIRKFGYQSRIGKPVSVTSGGVHYVPLTMNKEENIFTVFQDLFISKEPQEGTLQLRITTPSPQSVPIENAEVKIQQPRSGKGSSANKVVEITGTSDADGQYRRDNLLSGRYFVTVRKDGYHTMISMTVRENRITTAAVKFPISYGTADTDILPSQETDTKWVIRGKIFDTNFQQTPVSRVKVRISGRNLKHSKIAYSNADGEYEFAVLPGHYSIFLYKYKDGYEDATALAALTVKSRQNSVTVIKEGMFVVYEAVAKGNVLALKHGI comes from the coding sequence GTGGCACGTTTCAGGTTGACTTTTGTTTTGATTGTATGTGTACTATTGGTCAATGGGACCGCCGTTGCACAAGAACAGGACATTGCAGAAGGTGGCACAATCCACGGGTACATTATAGATACAACTCCGGCACAGCTTCCTATTGTTGGTGTGCGTGTTCAGATTGACAACGGAAAAGGGCATATTTTTAAAACAACATCTGCCGAAACAGGTGAGTTCGTATACAGAGATATACCCGCAGGTGATTACCTGGTTAATATCCGAAAATTTGGATATCAGAGCCGAATTGGGAAACCCGTGTCGGTCACGAGTGGCGGCGTTCATTATGTGCCGCTTACAATGAACAAAGAGGAAAATATATTCACTGTATTCCAAGATTTGTTCATATCCAAGGAACCGCAAGAAGGCACGCTTCAATTGCGGATTACAACGCCATCTCCGCAATCTGTTCCAATTGAAAACGCTGAAGTTAAAATTCAGCAACCGCGTAGTGGCAAAGGCAGCTCCGCAAATAAAGTCGTCGAAATCACTGGAACATCTGACGCGGATGGCCAGTATCGGCGCGACAATTTACTATCGGGACGCTACTTCGTTACCGTTCGTAAGGACGGTTATCATACGATGATTTCAATGACTGTTCGAGAAAATCGGATTACGACTGCCGCTGTAAAATTTCCCATTTCTTATGGAACTGCGGACACCGACATTTTACCCTCACAGGAAACAGACACAAAATGGGTTATTCGTGGTAAAATTTTTGATACCAACTTTCAACAAACCCCGGTAAGTCGTGTTAAAGTCCGGATTAGCGGTAGAAACTTGAAACACTCTAAAATTGCTTACTCCAATGCGGATGGTGAGTATGAGTTTGCTGTACTTCCAGGACACTACAGCATTTTTCTTTATAAATATAAAGATGGGTATGAGGATGCAACTGCCCTTGCCGCGCTAACTGTTAAGAGTAGGCAAAACAGTGTCACTGTAATTAAAGAAGGTATGTTCGTTGTTTACGAGGCGGTTGCGAAGGGGAATGTGCTTGCGCTTAAACACGGCATATAG
- a CDS encoding Gfo/Idh/MocA family oxidoreductase, translating into MSKQKLNFAFIGCGGNARGHGRSVSSVEDVEIVALADPSEGSLNAFKETVDLDDSLPTYADHVEMLAAAKPDAVVISSPHGLHFQHIMDALDAGCHVHTEKPMVCTVDHAKQVIAKVEETGLHLMIGYQRHLSPTYQYCRNVVQSGELGRVNFVSAHQSQNWYRNQQGKWRQDPFLGGGGQLNDSGSHLIDILLWVLEASPDTVFAMIDNLDIEVDVLTAMSIKFDTGALCNISIVGHAYGGVREAFSVWLEEGALHLREGTLYRQERDGQSEPVDTSEMPAQGNKDVAFIELIRGERTENPIGVENGLRVIQLTEAAWQSAELGRPVKVDLS; encoded by the coding sequence ATGTCAAAACAGAAATTAAACTTTGCATTCATCGGGTGTGGTGGCAATGCACGTGGGCATGGACGCAGCGTCTCAAGCGTCGAGGACGTGGAGATTGTTGCCCTCGCGGATCCGAGTGAAGGTTCTCTTAATGCATTCAAAGAGACTGTCGATTTAGATGATTCACTGCCTACCTACGCCGACCATGTTGAGATGTTAGCCGCTGCCAAACCGGATGCTGTCGTTATTAGTTCACCACATGGACTTCATTTTCAGCATATCATGGACGCGCTTGATGCAGGGTGCCACGTGCATACCGAAAAACCGATGGTTTGCACGGTGGATCATGCGAAACAGGTAATTGCGAAGGTGGAAGAGACCGGTTTACACCTGATGATTGGATACCAGCGGCATCTGAGTCCTACCTATCAATACTGTCGCAACGTCGTCCAGAGCGGTGAGTTGGGACGTGTTAACTTCGTTTCCGCACATCAATCGCAGAATTGGTATCGGAATCAGCAGGGAAAATGGCGACAAGATCCGTTCCTCGGCGGTGGTGGACAACTGAACGACTCCGGGAGTCACCTTATTGACATTCTGCTCTGGGTGTTGGAAGCGAGTCCGGACACCGTTTTCGCAATGATAGACAACTTAGACATTGAAGTGGACGTTCTCACGGCGATGTCAATCAAGTTTGATACGGGTGCCCTGTGCAATATCAGCATCGTTGGACACGCTTACGGTGGGGTGCGGGAGGCTTTTTCCGTCTGGTTGGAGGAAGGCGCGCTTCATCTCCGTGAAGGGACACTCTATCGTCAAGAACGCGATGGTCAGTCGGAACCCGTTGATACATCTGAAATGCCAGCGCAAGGCAATAAAGATGTCGCTTTTATTGAGCTTATCCGCGGTGAACGGACGGAGAATCCGATCGGTGTCGAGAACGGCTTGCGCGTCATTCAATTGACCGAAGCTGCATGGCAATCCGCCGAACTCGGTAGACCGGTCAAAGTCGATCTAAGTTAG
- a CDS encoding ABC transporter ATP-binding protein, with amino-acid sequence MLDVQNLCKSFDKKPFLTELTFQVGDGECLILLGRNGTGKTLLLNILATLVEPTSGRVSIDGVDAFANTKQVRPSIGYIPVAFEGYPELSVAAYLNFFAAAYKLEKRSRADAIEAVIELMDIQHLHNIEIGTLSTGERQRLLLAKTFLHEPQLWLLDEPFAPLDPSGQIEMAALLAELQAMQKTVVIATNRLDDVSKLYNTDSRRENFVGILYNGRFAVFDRFSELKRGGAEADSTEGPSPNWFNELFLEVTKT; translated from the coding sequence GTGTTAGATGTCCAGAACCTATGTAAATCTTTTGACAAAAAGCCGTTTCTCACGGAACTCACATTTCAGGTGGGGGACGGAGAATGCCTCATTTTACTCGGTAGAAACGGCACAGGCAAAACACTCCTGCTCAATATCTTGGCAACTTTAGTGGAACCGACGTCAGGTCGCGTTTCTATTGACGGTGTTGATGCGTTTGCAAACACAAAACAGGTGCGTCCCTCTATTGGGTATATCCCTGTCGCATTTGAGGGGTACCCTGAGCTGTCCGTCGCCGCATACCTCAATTTTTTTGCTGCTGCATATAAATTAGAGAAGCGAAGTCGGGCGGACGCAATTGAGGCAGTAATTGAGCTAATGGACATCCAGCACCTGCATAACATCGAAATTGGGACTTTGTCAACGGGTGAACGACAACGGCTCTTGCTCGCCAAAACCTTTCTACATGAACCGCAATTGTGGCTACTCGATGAACCTTTCGCCCCACTTGATCCAAGCGGACAGATCGAGATGGCGGCACTACTTGCGGAACTCCAAGCGATGCAGAAAACCGTCGTAATAGCCACCAATCGCCTTGACGATGTCTCTAAGTTATACAATACCGATTCGCGTCGTGAAAATTTTGTCGGGATTCTGTACAACGGACGCTTTGCTGTTTTCGACAGGTTTAGTGAGTTGAAGCGAGGGGGTGCGGAAGCCGATAGTACAGAGGGTCCCTCCCCAAATTGGTTTAATGAACTCTTTCTGGAGGTTACAAAAACATAA